Proteins encoded in a region of the Roseateles sp. SL47 genome:
- a CDS encoding arginase family protein, with product MNARILLPFLMGQRRDGLRRVLDIAAHPWEVIAPEPLHETRIDDAQLRLHHMGHLYASLATRVSALARSGHRPVSLAGDCVSSLGMLAGLQQAGRSPERVLWLDAHGDFHTWATSQTQYIGGMPLAMFVGRVDASPDPRNQAVRDCLAQIGVQAYPEAQIVLADARDLDPGEREALLASGIQRVSMDQVLARLQARERLYVHWDTDVIDDRSRLPALKYHVQQGPNAADMLALFKLLGHHDLVAVSVSAWHAEQDVDDRTARSCLELLEALIGA from the coding sequence ATGAATGCAAGGATTCTGCTGCCTTTCCTGATGGGCCAGCGCCGTGACGGTCTGCGCCGGGTGCTGGATATCGCCGCCCACCCGTGGGAGGTCATTGCACCGGAGCCCCTGCACGAGACGCGGATCGACGATGCCCAACTGCGGTTGCACCACATGGGCCATCTTTACGCCTCGCTGGCCACGCGCGTTTCAGCGCTGGCTCGCAGCGGCCACCGGCCCGTCAGCCTGGCCGGTGACTGCGTGTCCAGCCTGGGCATGCTGGCCGGACTGCAGCAGGCCGGGCGTTCGCCCGAACGCGTGCTGTGGCTCGATGCCCATGGCGACTTCCACACCTGGGCCACCAGCCAGACGCAATACATCGGTGGCATGCCGCTGGCGATGTTTGTCGGCCGGGTGGATGCCAGCCCGGACCCACGCAACCAGGCGGTGCGCGACTGCCTGGCCCAGATTGGCGTTCAGGCCTATCCAGAGGCGCAGATCGTGCTCGCTGACGCGCGTGACCTCGATCCCGGCGAGCGTGAGGCGCTGCTGGCCTCGGGGATCCAGCGCGTCTCGATGGACCAGGTGCTGGCGCGGTTGCAGGCACGCGAGCGACTCTACGTGCACTGGGATACGGATGTCATCGACGACCGCAGCCGCCTGCCGGCCCTGAAATACCACGTTCAGCAAGGGCCCAATGCGGCGGACATGCTGGCGCTCTTCAAACTGCTGGGGCACCACGACCTCGTTGCGGTCTCCGTCTCGGCCTGGCATGCGGAACAGGATGTCGACGACCGCACGGCCCGGAGCTGCCTGGAGCTTCTGGAGGCGCTCATTGGCGCCTGA
- a CDS encoding methyltransferase codes for MDLSSFTDEWQMQRQQLFKSVPPEGRKVSYLDKEFLVFPNTFWPFADSLPLIKNFHVAPGEHVLDVGTGSGVIGIFACYRGAGRVVGVDINPAAVRSATHNASMHGFSDTMQVLQSDLFTALGDQQFDVITANLPFRNKPAQDVVAMSQWDTEFKTNTRFFEGVGRHLKPAGRIYFVQSNFGEIDTMHRLAQASGLKVTELAREATDEARRQEFFVFEMTRV; via the coding sequence ATGGACTTGAGCAGCTTTACCGATGAGTGGCAGATGCAGCGGCAGCAACTCTTCAAATCGGTGCCGCCCGAAGGCCGCAAGGTCAGTTATCTGGACAAAGAGTTCCTGGTCTTTCCCAACACCTTCTGGCCCTTTGCCGACAGCCTGCCGCTGATCAAGAACTTCCACGTCGCGCCGGGCGAACATGTGCTGGACGTGGGGACGGGCTCCGGCGTGATCGGCATCTTCGCCTGCTACCGGGGTGCCGGGCGCGTGGTGGGGGTGGACATCAACCCGGCAGCGGTCCGCAGCGCCACTCACAACGCCAGCATGCATGGTTTCTCTGACACCATGCAGGTGTTGCAGTCCGACTTGTTCACGGCCTTGGGGGACCAGCAGTTCGACGTCATCACGGCCAACCTGCCCTTCCGCAACAAGCCCGCCCAGGATGTGGTGGCCATGTCCCAATGGGACACGGAGTTCAAGACCAACACCCGCTTCTTTGAAGGGGTGGGGCGGCATCTGAAGCCCGCCGGACGCATCTATTTCGTGCAGTCCAATTTCGGGGAAATCGACACCATGCACCGGCTGGCTCAGGCCTCAGGATTGAAGGTGACGGAGCTGGCGCGCGAAGCCACTGATGAGGCCCGTCGCCAGGAGTTCTTCGTTTTTGAAATGACCCGGGTCTGA
- a CDS encoding ABC transporter substrate-binding protein: protein MTGVAALAIIAAWFGLSRRSAAPPASTETLTIALPQAPHAALIHLADAKGLFQAHGLAVKVSSQAHGKAALEEVLQGGADLAAAADVPIVIEVLKGAPLSIVTTVASASNELAVLARRDRMVTSPGDLARHRVGVTLGTSAEYFLWAFMVRHRLAPQSLVLVDLPPNRLVAALREGSVDAIAAWQPVRHDAERALGSAIVTFTAPDAYAQNYALVGRSAFLASRGEALRRLMLGLLDAERFVEASPSQARSLLATRLALSPDALEPAWQALELEVDQQQDQLITLEDVAVWAMARGYVPAQPMPNFLSHLSVDALQELRPRRVTVVR from the coding sequence GTGACAGGCGTTGCAGCGCTTGCCATCATCGCCGCGTGGTTCGGCCTGAGCCGGCGCTCAGCCGCTCCACCGGCATCGACTGAAACGCTCACCATCGCGTTGCCGCAGGCACCACACGCCGCGCTCATACATCTTGCGGATGCCAAAGGGCTGTTCCAGGCGCACGGCCTCGCGGTGAAGGTATCCTCACAGGCGCATGGCAAAGCCGCATTGGAAGAGGTGCTTCAGGGCGGGGCCGATCTGGCCGCTGCAGCCGATGTGCCCATCGTGATTGAGGTGCTCAAAGGTGCGCCGCTGAGCATCGTGACAACGGTGGCCAGTGCCTCCAATGAGCTGGCAGTGCTCGCGCGACGTGACCGCATGGTCACGTCGCCAGGGGATCTGGCGCGGCATCGGGTTGGCGTGACCTTAGGCACCAGCGCTGAGTATTTTCTATGGGCGTTCATGGTGCGCCACCGCCTGGCGCCGCAGTCGCTTGTGCTGGTGGACCTGCCGCCGAATCGCCTGGTCGCTGCCCTGCGAGAGGGCAGTGTGGATGCAATTGCCGCCTGGCAGCCTGTCCGGCACGATGCTGAACGGGCCCTGGGCAGCGCCATCGTCACGTTCACCGCACCGGATGCGTATGCCCAGAACTATGCGCTCGTCGGTCGTAGCGCATTCCTCGCAAGCCGTGGAGAGGCCTTGCGCCGGCTGATGCTGGGGCTGCTGGATGCAGAGCGCTTTGTGGAGGCCTCTCCTTCACAGGCGAGAAGCTTGCTTGCCACTCGGCTGGCACTGAGCCCCGACGCCTTGGAGCCCGCCTGGCAAGCCTTGGAACTGGAGGTCGACCAGCAACAGGATCAACTGATCACGCTGGAGGACGTGGCGGTGTGGGCCATGGCCCGCGGTTATGTGCCCGCGCAGCCCATGCCGAACTTCCTGTCCCATCTCAGTGTCGATGCGCTGCAGGAATTGCGCCCGAGGCGGGTGACGGTGGTGAGATGA
- a CDS encoding sensor histidine kinase: MKISSKARIGLALMFSAMVLIAASIGWANAQVSIAVQQRRHTGEIASALNDMRLVSFEYLLNRRERARLQEKAVWGRLEALLSQPTDGDDTTVRTLAELRANLEASHHLFLEVDPMQASGGANDEIQRRFETQLSNRLLILQQRGLVDAAQLIEDAGARIDDTQRRVVVVTAWGLALMALITGSAVWLFRRDVLKPISQLEQATREIAAGNWTFELNASANDELGEMARCFDAMTRALRDSFTRIERSNRELVSLNSELESFSYSVSHDLRSPLRSMDGFSLALLEDYGDKLDDEARDSLQRIRGASQRMGRLIDEILGLARVTRAELRLQEVDLSAMAREIAADLSRTQPERHVRWEIEDGIRAQADRELIRIALQNLLDNAWKFTGKTADALIQVGQRYEDGHRNCFVSDNGAGFDMAYAERLFGAFQRLHHESDFPGTGVGLAIVHRVFRRHGWPLWAKAALGTGATFFFRIQENTDERREQSHPAG; this comes from the coding sequence ATGAAGATCAGCAGCAAAGCTCGGATCGGCTTGGCATTGATGTTCAGCGCCATGGTGCTGATCGCCGCCAGCATTGGCTGGGCCAACGCCCAGGTGAGCATTGCGGTCCAGCAGCGTCGCCATACCGGGGAGATTGCGAGCGCTCTTAACGACATGCGCCTGGTGTCCTTCGAATACCTGCTCAACCGTCGTGAACGGGCGCGATTGCAGGAGAAGGCGGTCTGGGGGCGCCTTGAGGCCTTGCTTTCCCAGCCCACAGATGGAGACGACACCACAGTGAGGACGCTGGCCGAACTGCGAGCCAACCTCGAGGCCAGCCACCACTTGTTCCTGGAAGTTGATCCCATGCAGGCCTCCGGGGGGGCCAATGACGAGATCCAACGTCGCTTCGAGACGCAATTGTCCAACCGGCTGCTGATCCTTCAGCAGCGCGGCCTGGTGGACGCGGCCCAACTCATCGAAGACGCTGGCGCCCGGATTGACGACACCCAACGACGCGTGGTCGTCGTGACGGCGTGGGGGCTGGCCTTGATGGCGCTGATCACCGGTTCCGCAGTCTGGCTGTTCCGGCGCGACGTGCTCAAGCCGATCTCGCAACTGGAGCAGGCAACCCGTGAGATTGCCGCCGGCAACTGGACCTTCGAGCTGAATGCCAGCGCCAACGATGAACTCGGTGAAATGGCACGATGCTTTGATGCGATGACACGCGCGCTGCGGGATTCCTTCACCCGGATCGAGCGCAGCAATCGCGAGCTTGTCTCACTGAATAGCGAGCTCGAATCCTTCAGCTACTCGGTGTCGCATGATCTGCGCAGTCCGCTGCGAAGCATGGATGGTTTTTCGCTGGCGCTGCTGGAGGACTACGGCGACAAGCTCGACGACGAAGCGCGCGACAGCCTGCAACGCATCCGGGGGGCCAGCCAGCGCATGGGACGCTTGATCGACGAGATTCTCGGCCTGGCCCGGGTGACCCGAGCGGAGCTGCGACTCCAGGAGGTGGACCTCAGCGCGATGGCTCGGGAGATCGCCGCCGACCTCAGCCGCACCCAACCGGAGCGTCACGTGCGCTGGGAGATCGAGGACGGCATCCGGGCCCAGGCGGACCGTGAGCTGATTCGCATCGCGTTGCAGAACCTGCTCGACAACGCCTGGAAATTCACCGGCAAGACGGCGGACGCCCTGATCCAGGTGGGGCAGCGCTACGAAGACGGCCATCGAAACTGCTTTGTCTCCGACAACGGTGCCGGTTTTGACATGGCTTATGCCGAACGCTTGTTTGGGGCATTCCAGCGCCTTCACCACGAAAGCGATTTCCCGGGCACCGGGGTCGGCCTTGCGATCGTGCATCGCGTGTTTCGCCGTCATGGCTGGCCCCTCTGGGCGAAGGCGGCCCTCGGCACCGGCGCCACCTTCTTCTTCCGCATTCAGGAGAACACTGATGAACGACGAGAGCAAAGTCATCCTGCTGGTTGA
- a CDS encoding response regulator: MNDESKVILLVEDNPDDVALTMRAFKRSHLMNPVVVARDGVEALDFLFARGAHANRAQSPLPTLAILDLKLPRLDGLGVLKALRADPRTALLPTVILTSSKEEQDVVSGYQLGANSYVRKPVDFSEFVEAVKVLGIYWLALNQMPPWPSSS; the protein is encoded by the coding sequence ATGAACGACGAGAGCAAAGTCATCCTGCTGGTTGAAGACAACCCGGACGACGTCGCGCTGACGATGCGGGCCTTCAAGCGCAGCCATCTGATGAATCCGGTGGTTGTGGCCCGCGATGGCGTGGAGGCGCTTGATTTCCTCTTCGCACGTGGCGCCCACGCCAATCGTGCGCAGTCACCGCTGCCCACGCTGGCCATTCTCGATTTGAAGCTCCCTCGGCTCGATGGGCTCGGCGTACTCAAGGCACTTCGCGCCGACCCTCGCACGGCGCTGTTGCCGACGGTCATCCTGACCTCGTCGAAGGAGGAGCAGGACGTCGTGTCGGGTTATCAGCTCGGCGCCAACAGCTATGTGCGCAAACCCGTGGACTTCTCTGAATTTGTCGAAGCGGTCAAGGTGCTCGGCATCTATTGGCTCGCGCTCAATCAAATGCCGCCGTGGCCGTCCTCGTCATGA
- a CDS encoding hybrid sensor histidine kinase/response regulator, translated as MNEVQPIKVLAIEDSENDVRLAMRLLRRAGFDPDCHRVEDLAALRLALDQMDWDAVISDFSMPGFSGLEALHTFRAAGLDIPFIFVSGTIGEETAVAAMKAGASDYVMKDNMSRLAPVLERELVQSARRAAHREAEAELRRFELQLAEAQKMESLGTLAGGIAHDFNNILSAILGNVELARGQLGPDHPVLVLLGEIQKSGLRARDMVRQILTFSRREPQQLRQIALHTIIQETYGLLRVTLPAVVDLELLLSESPLHVNGDATQLQQVLMNLSTNAWHALPGEAGKIVIGLELMDLDAAAVKALSGLAAGAHAHLWVSDNGMGMDDATRKRIFEPFFTTKPTGKGTGLGLSVVHGIVTAHHGSIAVDSWPGQGSTFHLYLPIVPSPAPATNVHPGQEAPIRGNSEHVVYLDDDETVSLVVVGLLERAGYRCSSFTEAAAAVAAIASPSDTVDLFVTDYNMPGRTGLDVAREVASLRPALPIVISSGLITDELRERAAEAGIRAVLEKEDTFRDLTTLVREVLASRQ; from the coding sequence ATGAATGAAGTACAGCCGATCAAGGTTCTTGCCATCGAAGATTCGGAGAACGATGTCCGCCTGGCCATGCGCCTGTTGCGTCGGGCCGGTTTTGATCCGGACTGTCATCGCGTCGAGGATCTGGCCGCGCTGCGCTTGGCGTTGGACCAAATGGACTGGGATGCGGTGATCTCCGACTTCAGCATGCCCGGCTTCAGCGGGCTGGAGGCCCTTCATACGTTCCGGGCCGCGGGCCTGGATATTCCCTTCATCTTTGTCTCCGGCACGATTGGCGAGGAGACCGCAGTCGCCGCGATGAAGGCCGGAGCGAGCGACTACGTGATGAAAGACAACATGAGCCGGCTGGCGCCGGTGCTGGAGCGTGAGCTTGTCCAGTCCGCGCGCCGTGCGGCCCATCGCGAGGCGGAAGCGGAACTGAGACGCTTTGAACTGCAACTGGCCGAAGCGCAAAAGATGGAGTCGCTCGGGACATTGGCGGGTGGCATCGCCCACGACTTCAACAACATCCTGAGTGCGATTCTTGGCAACGTCGAATTGGCCCGGGGCCAACTCGGACCTGACCATCCGGTGCTGGTGTTGCTCGGCGAGATCCAGAAGTCCGGTCTTCGTGCCCGCGATATGGTCCGCCAGATCCTGACCTTCAGCCGCCGCGAGCCTCAGCAGTTGCGCCAGATTGCCCTGCATACCATCATCCAGGAGACCTATGGCCTGCTGCGCGTGACGCTGCCTGCCGTGGTGGACCTCGAATTGCTCCTGAGCGAGTCGCCGCTGCACGTCAACGGCGACGCCACGCAACTCCAGCAAGTGCTGATGAACCTGAGCACCAATGCCTGGCATGCGCTGCCTGGGGAGGCTGGCAAGATCGTGATCGGTCTTGAGCTGATGGATCTCGACGCCGCTGCGGTCAAGGCGCTTTCGGGCCTGGCAGCGGGGGCCCATGCGCACTTGTGGGTCAGCGATAACGGCATGGGCATGGACGACGCGACGCGCAAACGGATCTTTGAACCCTTCTTCACCACCAAACCCACCGGCAAGGGGACCGGCCTCGGTCTGTCAGTCGTTCACGGCATTGTCACCGCGCACCATGGCAGCATTGCCGTGGACAGCTGGCCTGGCCAGGGCAGCACCTTCCATCTCTACCTGCCCATCGTCCCGTCTCCCGCGCCAGCGACGAACGTTCATCCCGGCCAAGAGGCGCCCATCCGAGGGAACAGCGAGCACGTGGTCTACCTGGACGATGATGAGACCGTTTCGCTGGTGGTCGTTGGTCTCCTGGAACGCGCCGGCTACCGCTGCAGCAGCTTTACCGAGGCTGCTGCAGCGGTCGCCGCCATTGCCTCCCCGTCGGATACGGTGGACTTGTTCGTGACCGACTACAACATGCCAGGCCGCACCGGCCTCGACGTCGCCCGAGAGGTGGCTTCCCTGCGGCCTGCGTTGCCCATCGTGATCAGCTCCGGGCTGATCACGGATGAACTGCGCGAGAGAGCCGCAGAAGCGGGCATTCGCGCGGTGCTTGAAAAGGAAGACACGTTTCGCGACCTCACCACCTTGGTGAGAGAGGTGTTGGCTTCGCGACAATGA
- the fusA gene encoding elongation factor G — protein sequence MPTTPSPSLAGSEGPTAGSRSSAANAPDSRPHPGIAAIRTLALTGPAGAGKTTLAEALLLKAGAIQSAGSVEKGNTVSDHDPQERRAQHSLQTSLLHAQHDGVHLRWLDTPGAPDFIGQALPALEAVETVAVVLNAQTGIELMAQRMMDAAAQRGLTRLVIINKIDAPGVDAAGLLAQVQQTFGRECLPLNLPADGGTRVQDCFFGCSGEADFGSVEAAHRALVEQVVEVDPAFVDRYLNDGDVPATELHAPLEQAFREGHLIPVCFTSARQGVGVQELLGIIEKLLPNPYEANPPQFLRGEGPEAEPLQVAMDPAQHVVAHVFKIQSDPYLGKLAMVRVHQGTLRRNAQLYVGHARKPVRVAHLLRLQGKEHVEIDHALPGDLCALAKLDELQNDAVLHDAPEDEHLHLAPLSLPAPVHGVSLRPTRHGDEQRLWEVLGRLVEEDPCLRLERGGEHDGGGSPSSETVVYGLGELHLRTLLERLKDQYKMEVHTQPPRVAYRETISIPAQGHHRHKKQTGGAGQFGEVWLRVEPLERGAGFEFRDEVKGGTLPGQFMPAVEKGVRQALAQGVVAGYPLQDLRVTVLEGKHHSVDSKEVAFITAARKAVVAAVREARPLVLEPIVQVEITAPEAATGDITGDLASRRGQVSGTRSSVPGQIVVQGSAPLAELLAYQNRLNALTSGQGRYTLELSHYEAVPPTVQAQLASQYQWKDEE from the coding sequence ATGCCCACCACCCCATCCCCGTCCCTTGCGGGATCGGAGGGCCCCACAGCGGGCAGCCGATCCAGCGCCGCGAATGCCCCGGACTCGCGCCCGCATCCGGGCATCGCGGCGATCCGCACACTGGCACTGACCGGCCCCGCAGGCGCCGGCAAGACCACCCTGGCTGAAGCCTTGCTGCTCAAAGCGGGCGCCATCCAATCTGCCGGCTCGGTGGAAAAGGGCAACACCGTCAGCGATCACGACCCGCAGGAGCGACGGGCACAGCATTCCCTGCAGACGTCGCTGCTGCATGCGCAGCACGATGGCGTCCACCTGCGATGGCTGGACACGCCCGGCGCCCCCGATTTCATCGGACAGGCACTACCGGCCCTGGAGGCGGTGGAGACCGTCGCCGTGGTGCTCAATGCCCAGACCGGCATTGAGCTGATGGCGCAACGGATGATGGATGCCGCCGCCCAGCGGGGGCTCACGCGGCTGGTGATCATCAACAAGATCGATGCGCCCGGGGTGGATGCTGCAGGCCTGCTGGCCCAGGTGCAGCAGACCTTCGGCCGAGAATGCCTGCCCTTGAATCTGCCTGCCGACGGCGGTACCCGGGTGCAGGACTGCTTCTTCGGATGCAGCGGCGAGGCGGACTTCGGATCCGTGGAGGCCGCTCACCGGGCCCTGGTGGAGCAGGTGGTGGAGGTGGACCCGGCGTTCGTCGACCGCTACCTCAACGACGGTGACGTGCCCGCCACCGAGCTGCATGCCCCGCTGGAACAGGCCTTTCGCGAGGGCCATCTGATTCCGGTGTGCTTCACCTCCGCCCGCCAGGGCGTGGGCGTGCAGGAGTTGCTCGGCATCATCGAGAAGCTGCTGCCCAATCCCTATGAGGCCAATCCGCCCCAGTTCCTGCGCGGGGAAGGCCCGGAGGCTGAGCCGCTGCAGGTGGCCATGGACCCGGCGCAGCACGTGGTGGCCCACGTGTTCAAGATCCAGTCCGACCCCTACCTCGGCAAATTGGCCATGGTGCGCGTGCATCAGGGCACGCTGCGGCGCAATGCGCAGCTGTATGTGGGCCATGCACGCAAGCCGGTCCGGGTGGCTCATCTGCTGCGGCTGCAGGGCAAGGAGCATGTGGAGATCGACCATGCCCTGCCCGGCGACCTTTGCGCACTGGCCAAACTGGACGAGCTGCAGAACGATGCCGTGCTGCATGACGCACCGGAAGATGAGCATCTGCATCTGGCCCCGTTGAGCCTGCCGGCCCCCGTGCATGGTGTGTCCCTCCGCCCCACTCGCCATGGCGATGAGCAACGCTTGTGGGAGGTGCTGGGCCGCCTGGTGGAGGAAGACCCCTGCCTGCGGCTGGAGCGTGGCGGTGAGCACGACGGGGGCGGCTCGCCAAGCAGCGAGACGGTGGTGTATGGGCTGGGGGAACTGCATCTGCGCACCCTGCTGGAGCGGTTGAAAGATCAGTACAAGATGGAGGTGCACACCCAGCCGCCCCGGGTGGCCTATCGCGAGACGATCTCCATCCCGGCCCAGGGGCACCACCGGCACAAGAAGCAGACCGGCGGCGCCGGCCAGTTTGGCGAGGTGTGGCTGCGAGTCGAGCCGCTGGAACGCGGCGCGGGTTTTGAGTTCCGGGACGAGGTCAAGGGCGGGACTCTTCCGGGGCAGTTCATGCCAGCGGTGGAAAAAGGTGTGCGCCAGGCCTTGGCACAGGGCGTGGTGGCCGGTTACCCGCTCCAGGACCTGCGGGTCACGGTGCTGGAGGGCAAGCACCACTCGGTGGACTCCAAGGAGGTGGCCTTCATCACGGCGGCGCGCAAGGCTGTGGTGGCAGCGGTGCGCGAGGCCCGGCCCCTGGTGCTGGAGCCGATCGTGCAGGTGGAGATCACCGCACCGGAAGCGGCCACCGGCGACATCACCGGCGACCTCGCATCCCGCCGGGGGCAGGTCAGCGGCACCCGCAGTTCGGTGCCGGGTCAGATCGTGGTGCAGGGCTCGGCCCCGTTGGCGGAGCTGTTGGCCTATCAAAACCGGCTCAATGCGCTGACCAGCGGCCAGGGCCGCTACACGCTGGAGCTGTCCCATTACGAAGCGGTGCCGCCCACGGTGCAGGCGCAGTTGGCGTCTCAATACCAATGGAAGGATGAGGAGTAG
- a CDS encoding PQQ-dependent sugar dehydrogenase, which produces MSPVCGETQTRLPTQATLPVPMPMPMPMPMPMPMPVPVTRQSHPARSPASLLSALVLSLAALGGASPVQAAAPLMQDKVGTEKPDAEIPLQTLNSELDRPWGLAQLPGGDLLVTQKGGVLLRLSASGKTLTPITGVPAVNDRGQGGLLGIAIDPDFGAGSPWVYLSYSEPGTGKESGLAGTSVARGRLVGQALVDVQVIFRQQPKVEGAGHYGSRLVFGRDKTLFITTGERMKGEPSQDLMQTLGKIIRLQRDGTVPAGNPDFGKPALPGVWSYGHRNVQGAALHPVTGELWITEHGPQGGDELNIARAGRNYGWPVKSYGCPYGSPVGEACRIGGGTQSPQFEEPLITWVPLSMAPAGLTFYTGAMFPAWRGKLFSGALAGQALWRLTLDGDKVVSRQRLYASLGERFRDVIQAQDGALLMLTDSGKLLRLAR; this is translated from the coding sequence GTGAGTCCGGTGTGTGGCGAGACACAGACCCGGCTGCCCACGCAGGCCACCCTTCCCGTGCCCATGCCCATGCCCATGCCCATGCCCATGCCCATGCCCATGCCCGTGCCCGTGACACGCCAAAGCCATCCCGCGCGCTCGCCTGCGTCCCTGCTGTCCGCCCTGGTGTTGTCCCTGGCGGCCCTGGGCGGTGCGTCCCCCGTGCAGGCCGCCGCACCACTGATGCAGGACAAGGTCGGCACCGAAAAGCCCGACGCCGAGATCCCGCTCCAGACCCTCAACAGCGAGCTGGACCGCCCCTGGGGCCTGGCCCAACTGCCTGGCGGCGATCTGCTGGTCACCCAGAAAGGCGGCGTCCTGCTGCGGCTCAGCGCCAGCGGCAAGACGCTGACCCCCATCACCGGCGTACCCGCCGTGAACGACCGAGGCCAGGGGGGGCTGCTGGGCATCGCCATCGACCCTGATTTCGGCGCGGGCAGTCCCTGGGTGTATCTGTCGTATTCCGAACCTGGCACGGGCAAGGAATCCGGTCTGGCCGGCACCTCGGTGGCACGTGGCCGCCTGGTGGGGCAGGCGTTGGTCGATGTCCAGGTCATCTTCCGCCAGCAACCCAAGGTCGAGGGCGCCGGGCATTACGGCTCCCGCCTGGTGTTCGGCCGTGACAAGACCCTGTTCATCACCACCGGCGAACGCATGAAGGGCGAGCCGTCTCAGGACCTGATGCAGACGCTGGGCAAGATCATCCGCCTCCAGCGCGACGGGACCGTGCCGGCCGGGAACCCGGACTTTGGCAAACCCGCGCTGCCCGGCGTGTGGAGTTATGGCCACCGCAACGTGCAGGGCGCCGCACTGCATCCGGTCACCGGCGAGTTGTGGATCACCGAACACGGGCCGCAAGGCGGTGATGAACTCAACATCGCACGTGCTGGCCGCAACTACGGCTGGCCGGTGAAGAGCTACGGCTGCCCCTACGGCTCACCGGTGGGCGAAGCCTGCCGCATCGGTGGTGGGACGCAGTCGCCGCAGTTCGAGGAGCCGCTGATCACCTGGGTGCCGCTGTCGATGGCGCCGGCCGGGCTGACCTTCTACACCGGCGCCATGTTCCCGGCCTGGCGGGGCAAGCTGTTCTCCGGTGCATTGGCCGGGCAGGCGCTGTGGCGGCTGACCCTGGATGGGGACAAGGTGGTGTCCCGCCAGCGGCTCTATGCCAGCCTGGGGGAACGCTTCCGGGATGTGATCCAGGCGCAGGACGGGGCGCTGCTGATGCTCACCGACAGCGGCAAGCTGCTTCGGCTGGCCCGTTGA
- a CDS encoding GNAT family N-acetyltransferase, whose translation MTLIPLTPKDREWIPALGEVFFQVVDGGASLGFLSDVDEPQMREYWEAVFDQLGPRHRLWVLQERGQVLGTVQLALCGKPNGRHRAEVQKLMVHPDARRRGVAAQLMEAVEAAAREAELSLLVLDTEAQSPAEDFYRSQGWQRTGEIPNFAANPDGSLHATALYWKLLA comes from the coding sequence ATGACCTTGATTCCGCTCACCCCGAAAGACCGGGAATGGATCCCCGCGCTCGGCGAAGTGTTCTTCCAGGTGGTGGATGGCGGCGCCTCGCTGGGCTTTCTGTCGGATGTGGATGAGCCGCAGATGCGCGAGTATTGGGAGGCGGTGTTCGACCAGCTCGGGCCGCGCCACCGCTTGTGGGTGCTGCAGGAACGCGGCCAGGTGCTCGGTACCGTGCAACTGGCTCTTTGTGGCAAGCCGAACGGGCGGCATCGCGCCGAGGTGCAGAAACTGATGGTGCATCCCGATGCGCGTCGGCGCGGCGTGGCAGCCCAGTTGATGGAAGCGGTGGAGGCCGCCGCCCGGGAGGCTGAGCTCAGCCTGCTGGTGCTGGACACCGAGGCCCAGTCACCGGCTGAAGACTTCTATCGGTCGCAGGGATGGCAGCGTACCGGCGAGATTCCGAACTTCGCCGCCAACCCGGATGGCAGCCTGCATGCGACGGCGCTGTATTGGAAGCTGCTGGCCTGA
- a CDS encoding GNAT family N-acetyltransferase — MFALSPVTVPVRAPRTPTTLASDVVVAPATQRAPMEIVKLTSRDLQWLPALTNLLIDNVHQGATLGFLAPLSRYAALDYWHGVFARLGQHHSLWIACESDGPGRLLGAVQLSLCPLANAHHRGEVQRLMVHTHERGRGVASQLMSRVECTAATQGRYLLQLETCADSQAEAVFAHLGWQRAGQIPDHCHGAEGQLQNVAIYYKRLPHLV, encoded by the coding sequence ATGTTTGCCCTCAGCCCCGTCACCGTGCCTGTCCGTGCGCCCCGCACGCCCACCACACTGGCCAGCGATGTCGTTGTTGCACCCGCCACGCAGCGCGCGCCGATGGAGATCGTCAAGCTGACTTCACGCGATCTTCAATGGCTGCCAGCGCTCACCAACTTGCTGATCGACAACGTTCATCAAGGCGCCACGCTGGGCTTTCTGGCGCCCTTGTCGCGTTATGCCGCACTCGACTACTGGCACGGTGTGTTCGCCCGCCTGGGCCAGCATCACAGCCTGTGGATCGCCTGCGAATCCGACGGGCCCGGCCGCTTGCTCGGTGCGGTGCAGCTGTCCCTGTGCCCGCTGGCCAATGCGCACCACCGTGGGGAGGTACAGCGGTTGATGGTGCATACGCATGAACGCGGACGTGGCGTGGCCAGCCAGTTGATGAGCCGGGTGGAATGCACCGCCGCCACCCAGGGGCGGTATCTGCTGCAACTCGAAACCTGCGCCGACTCCCAGGCCGAAGCGGTGTTCGCCCATCTGGGGTGGCAGCGGGCCGGCCAGATTCCGGATCACTGCCACGGCGCCGAAGGCCAACTGCAGAATGTGGCCATCTACTACAAGCGGCTGCCCCACCTGGTGTGA